GTTAACTAAGCTAGGATTATAACGCAAAAATTTGCGTTATAAATACATAATTCATATGAGAAAAAGCATTATTCAACATTACATTCTTCAGCTCTTGGAAGAAGAACACGCCCATCTAACTGCGAAGGAAGTCTTTGAGAAGCTTCATTTCCGGCAGCCTAAACTGGTTCCATCTACGGTTTACCGCGCGCTTGAACAACTCACCCTGGCTGGAGAGGTCTCTGTATCAGACATGGGATTGGGTGCGTCCGTTTATGAGATCGTATCTGCGAAGCCGCATCATCACATTGTT
This Chloroflexota bacterium DNA region includes the following protein-coding sequences:
- a CDS encoding transcriptional repressor is translated as MRKSIIQHYILQLLEEEHAHLTAKEVFEKLHFRQPKLVPSTVYRALEQLTLAGEVSVSDMGLGASVYEIVSAKPHHHIVCQDCHKILTLENDLIQPMFDRVTGQTGYEMTTNHLVLFGYCPECRKEHQE